The genomic region GGCAGCGGCTGTTGAAGCTGCTACGGCAGCGGGCCTGCCGACCCTGCACGACTCTAAGGCATCAACGGATGTCGAGGAACTGTACGAGGCATCCAAGGACTTTGAATACCCCATGTTTGCCAAGGCTTTGGCCGGTGGCGGCGGTCGCGGCATGCGCTTTATTGAAAATGGAAAAGAATTCAAAGAGCGCGTAGCTGAAGCATCCCGTGAGGCCGAAGCAGCCTTCGGTGATGGTCGCGTCTACCTAGAAACCGCTGTGATTAAGCCACAGCACATCGAGGTGCAGATCCTGGCGGATGGCAAAGGCAATGTCATGCACCTGTTTGAGCGCGACTGCTCCGTGCAGCGCCGTCACCAAAAGGTCGTCGAGATTGCTCCAGCTCCTTACCTAGATCCGGAGCTGCGCGATCGCATCTGCCAAGATGCCGTGAACTTCTGTAAGCACATCAAATACGAAGGTGCTGGCACCGTCGAGTTCTTGGTCGATGAACGCGGAAACCATGTGTTCATCGAAATGAACCCACGTGTGCAGGTCGAGCACACCGTGACCGAAGAGGTCACTGGTATTGACATCGTGAAATCGCAGATGCAGATTGCAGCTGGCGCATCCCTGGAAGATCTGGGACTGAGCCAGGAAGCGGTCAAACTCAATGGCTTTGCGTTGCAGTGCCGCATTACCACCGAAGACCCAAATAACGGCTTCCGCCCAGATACCGGTACGTTGACCGCCTACCGCTCACCAGGTGGCGCCGGCGTTCGTTTGGACGGTGCTACTTCTGTGGGCGCCGAAATCTCTCCAAACTTTGACTCCTTGCTGGTGAAGATGACCTGCCGCGGCAAAGACTTCCAGCAGGCAGTGCAGCGCTCTCGTCGTGCATTGAAGGAATTCAATATCGCAGGTGTTGCCACCAACATTGGCTTTTTGCGTGCACTGTTGCGCGAGCCAGATTTCGTTACCAAGCGCATTGACACCGGCTTTATCAATAACCACCCTGACCTGCTCAAGGCACCTCCGGCATCCAATGAGCAAGACCGCATCTTGGAATACCTGGCTGATGTCACAGTCAACCAGCCCAACGGCAAGCGCCCAACGGATATTCGTCCCTTCGATAAGCTGCCGAAGATTGACCGCCAAAACGATAATCTTCCACGTGGTTCACGCGATGACCTATTAGAACTTGGTCCCAAGGGATTCGCGGATAAGCTGCGTCAACAAGACGCGCTGGCGGTAACGGATACCACCTTCCGCGATGCCCACCAGTCACTGCTGGCAACCCGTGTGCGCGGTACAGCTTTGGTCACCGCAGCAGAACACGTTGCGCGCTTGACCCCTGAGCTGTACTCCGTGGAGGCGTGGGGTGGTGCTACCTATGACGTCGCGATGCGGTTCTTGTTTGAAGATCCATGGCAGCGTCTGGACTTACTGCGCGAAGCCATGCCGAATGTGAACATTCAGATGCTGCTGCGTGGACGCAACACCGTCGGCTACACGCCGTACCCAGATAGCGTGTGCCGCGCTTTCGTGCAGGAAGCTGCCAAGTCGGGCGTTGACGTATTCCGCATCTTCGACGCACTCAATGACGTCTCACAGATGCGCCCTGCGATTGAAGCCGTGCTGGAGACCAACACCACCGTGGCAGAGGTAGCCATGGCTTACTCCGGCAACTTGAGTGATCCTAATGAGAAGCTCTACACGTTGGATTACTACCTCAACCTGGCCGAAGAGATTGTTAAATCAGGCGCCCACGTACTAGCAATTAAGGATATGGCTGGTCTATTGCGACCTGATGCCGCATCCAAGCTGGTTACGGAGCTGCGCAAGAACTTTGACTTGCCAGTGCACGTGCACACCCACG from Corynebacterium ammoniagenes DSM 20306 harbors:
- a CDS encoding pyruvate carboxylase, producing the protein MVESALPSFKKILVANRGEIAVRAFRAAYETGAKTVAIYPREDRNSFHRAFADEAVRIGVEGQPVKAYLNIDEVIRAAKKSGADAVYPGYGFLSERAELARACEAEGIKFIGPSAETLDLTGDKAAAVEAATAAGLPTLHDSKASTDVEELYEASKDFEYPMFAKALAGGGGRGMRFIENGKEFKERVAEASREAEAAFGDGRVYLETAVIKPQHIEVQILADGKGNVMHLFERDCSVQRRHQKVVEIAPAPYLDPELRDRICQDAVNFCKHIKYEGAGTVEFLVDERGNHVFIEMNPRVQVEHTVTEEVTGIDIVKSQMQIAAGASLEDLGLSQEAVKLNGFALQCRITTEDPNNGFRPDTGTLTAYRSPGGAGVRLDGATSVGAEISPNFDSLLVKMTCRGKDFQQAVQRSRRALKEFNIAGVATNIGFLRALLREPDFVTKRIDTGFINNHPDLLKAPPASNEQDRILEYLADVTVNQPNGKRPTDIRPFDKLPKIDRQNDNLPRGSRDDLLELGPKGFADKLRQQDALAVTDTTFRDAHQSLLATRVRGTALVTAAEHVARLTPELYSVEAWGGATYDVAMRFLFEDPWQRLDLLREAMPNVNIQMLLRGRNTVGYTPYPDSVCRAFVQEAAKSGVDVFRIFDALNDVSQMRPAIEAVLETNTTVAEVAMAYSGNLSDPNEKLYTLDYYLNLAEEIVKSGAHVLAIKDMAGLLRPDAASKLVTELRKNFDLPVHVHTHDTAGGQLATYYAAAMAGADAVDGASAPLAGTTSQPSMSAIIGAFANTSRDTKIDLEAVSNMEPYWEAVRQLYAPFENGIPGPTGRVYKHEIPGGQLSNLRAQADALGLADRFEIIEDNYAAVNEMLGRPTKVTPSSKVVGDLALHLVGAGVDPADFEENPTKYDIPDSVISFLRGELGTPPGGWPPLRDKILSSRNGELQLSDVPEEEAVHLNSDDSGERRPALNRLLFPKQWDEFNEFRRHYGNTEALNDADFFYGLTEGEERIIHLFPEGSNDRADLKQMVVRLDAVGAADEKGLRSVILNVNGQIRPLKVRDNSVESVTSTVEKADPKNDGHVAAPFSGVVNPTVQVGDEVKTGDQIAVIEAMKMEASISATKDGKIERVAIAQATKVEGGDLIAVIS